Proteins co-encoded in one Streptomyces roseochromogenus subsp. oscitans DS 12.976 genomic window:
- a CDS encoding ABC transporter ATP-binding protein, whose amino-acid sequence MRSEPVVQVQALVKRYGTKTAVDGLDLVAEAGVTAVLGPNGAGKTTTVETCEGYRKPDAGTVRVLSLDPVRQSAELRPRIGVMLQSGGVYSGARADEMLRHVAKLHAQPLDVDALIERLGLGSCGRTSYRRLSGGQQQRLALAMAVVGRPELVFLDEPTAGLDPQARRATWDLVKDLRADGVSVILTTHYMEEAEQLADDVAIIDGGRVIAQGSPEELCKGGAENTLRFTGRPGLDVGSLLKALPANCTAAELTPGSYRVVGRVDPQLLATVTSWCAQHGVMPDRISVERHTLEDVFLELTGKELRS is encoded by the coding sequence ATGCGAAGTGAGCCCGTGGTCCAGGTCCAGGCCCTGGTGAAGCGGTACGGAACGAAGACCGCGGTGGACGGCCTCGACCTGGTGGCCGAGGCCGGCGTGACCGCCGTACTCGGTCCGAACGGAGCGGGGAAGACGACCACGGTCGAGACCTGCGAGGGGTACCGGAAGCCGGATGCCGGCACGGTGCGCGTCCTGAGCCTCGACCCGGTGCGCCAGTCCGCCGAGCTGCGGCCCCGTATCGGTGTGATGCTCCAGTCCGGCGGCGTCTACTCCGGCGCCCGGGCCGACGAGATGCTCAGGCACGTGGCCAAGCTGCACGCGCAACCACTGGACGTGGACGCGCTGATCGAGCGGCTCGGGCTCGGCTCCTGCGGACGTACCTCCTACCGGCGGCTGTCCGGCGGACAGCAGCAGCGGCTCGCGCTCGCCATGGCCGTCGTAGGGCGCCCGGAGCTGGTCTTCCTCGACGAGCCGACCGCCGGGCTCGACCCGCAGGCCCGCCGGGCCACCTGGGACCTGGTGAAGGACCTGCGCGCCGACGGCGTCTCGGTGATCCTCACCACCCACTACATGGAGGAGGCCGAGCAGCTCGCCGACGACGTGGCGATCATCGACGGCGGCCGGGTCATCGCTCAGGGCTCCCCGGAGGAGCTGTGCAAGGGCGGCGCCGAGAACACCCTGCGCTTCACCGGCCGCCCCGGCCTCGACGTGGGCTCCCTGCTGAAGGCGCTCCCGGCCAACTGCACGGCCGCCGAGCTGACCCCGGGCAGCTACCGCGTCGTCGGCAGGGTCGACCCGCAGCTGCTGGCCACCGTGACCTCGTGGTGCGCCCAGCACGGCGTGATGCCGGACCGGATCTCGGTGGAGCGGCACACGCTGGAGGACGTTTTTCTGGAGCTCACAGGCAAGGAGTTGCGTTCATGA
- a CDS encoding helix-turn-helix transcriptional regulator, with protein sequence MKNVGEARETPLGAPQEELATGERSTRNRVARSILDHGPSTVAELAGRLGLTQAAVRRHLDALVADDVVEAREQRVYGTRTRGRPAKVFALTDCGRDAFDQSYDKLAADALRWIAEQGGGPDAVAAFARARIAAQASAYRKAIEAVTPDKRAEALAKALSVDGYAATARTAPVGEQLCQHHCPVAHVAEQFPQLCEAETEIFAELLGTHVQRLATIAHGDGVCTTFIPKTSTDAPASTAGRNPA encoded by the coding sequence GTGAAAAACGTCGGCGAGGCTCGGGAGACCCCCCTGGGGGCCCCGCAGGAGGAACTCGCGACCGGTGAGCGCTCCACGCGCAACCGCGTCGCGCGATCCATCCTGGACCACGGCCCGTCGACGGTCGCCGAACTCGCCGGCCGGCTGGGGCTGACCCAGGCGGCCGTCCGGCGCCATCTGGACGCGCTGGTCGCCGACGACGTCGTGGAGGCCCGGGAGCAGCGGGTGTACGGCACGCGTACGCGCGGCCGCCCCGCCAAGGTCTTCGCGCTCACCGACTGCGGCCGCGACGCCTTTGACCAGTCGTACGACAAGCTCGCCGCGGACGCGCTCCGCTGGATCGCCGAGCAGGGCGGTGGCCCCGACGCGGTCGCCGCCTTCGCCCGCGCCCGGATCGCCGCCCAGGCGAGCGCCTACCGCAAGGCGATCGAGGCCGTCACTCCGGACAAGCGCGCCGAAGCGCTGGCCAAGGCCTTGAGCGTCGACGGGTACGCTGCTACGGCGCGCACCGCACCGGTCGGCGAGCAGCTGTGCCAGCACCACTGCCCGGTCGCCCATGTCGCGGAGCAGTTCCCGCAGCTGTGCGAGGCGGAGACGGAGATCTTCGCCGAGCTGCTGGGCACCCACGTCCAGCGACTGGCGACCATCGCGCACGGCGACGGCGTCTGCACGACGTTCATCCCCAAGACATCCACTGACGCACCTGCAAGCACGGCCGGGAGGAACCCCGCATGA
- the sufB gene encoding Fe-S cluster assembly protein SufB, translated as MTLPTETAHPELEGLGKYEYGWADSDVAGASARRGLNEEVVRDISGKKSEPEWMTKLRLKGLKLFEKKPMPNWGSDLSGIDFDNIKYFVRSTEKQAESWEDLPEDIKNTYDKLGIPEAEKQRLVAGVAAQYESEVVYHQIREDLEEQGVIFLDTDTALKEHPELFKEYFGTVIPAGDNKFAALNTAVWSGGSFIYVPKGVHVEIPLQAYFRINTENMGQFERTLIIVDEGAYVHYVEGCTAPIYKSDSLHSAVVEIIVKKNARCRYTTIQNWSNNVYNLVTKRAVAYEGATMEWIDGNIGSKVTMKYPAVYLMGEHAKGETLSIAFAGEGQHQDAGSKMVHMAPNTSSNIVSKSVARGGGRTSYRGLVEIGEGAHGSKSNVLCDALLVDTISRSDTYPYVDVREDDVSMGHEATVSKVSEDQLFYLMSRGLSEFEAMAMIVRGFVEPIAKELPMEYALELNRLIELQMEGAVG; from the coding sequence ATGACTCTCCCCACGGAGACTGCCCACCCCGAACTCGAGGGCCTGGGCAAGTACGAATACGGCTGGGCCGACTCCGACGTCGCCGGTGCCTCCGCGAGGCGCGGCCTGAACGAGGAGGTCGTCCGCGACATCTCCGGCAAGAAGTCGGAGCCGGAGTGGATGACCAAGCTGCGCCTGAAGGGCCTGAAGCTCTTCGAGAAGAAGCCGATGCCGAACTGGGGCTCCGACCTCTCGGGCATCGACTTCGACAACATCAAGTACTTCGTGCGCTCCACGGAGAAGCAGGCGGAGTCCTGGGAGGACCTGCCCGAGGACATCAAGAACACCTACGACAAGCTGGGCATCCCGGAGGCCGAGAAGCAGCGCCTGGTCGCCGGCGTCGCCGCGCAGTACGAGTCGGAGGTCGTCTACCACCAGATCCGCGAGGACCTGGAGGAGCAGGGCGTCATCTTCCTCGACACCGACACCGCCCTGAAGGAGCACCCGGAGCTCTTCAAGGAGTACTTCGGGACCGTCATCCCCGCCGGTGACAACAAGTTCGCGGCCCTGAACACCGCCGTGTGGTCGGGCGGCTCCTTCATCTACGTCCCGAAGGGCGTGCACGTCGAGATCCCGCTCCAGGCCTACTTCCGCATCAACACCGAGAACATGGGCCAGTTCGAGCGGACCCTGATCATCGTCGACGAGGGTGCCTATGTGCACTACGTCGAGGGTTGTACGGCCCCGATCTACAAGTCGGACTCGCTGCACTCCGCGGTCGTCGAGATCATCGTCAAGAAGAACGCCCGCTGCCGCTACACGACCATCCAGAACTGGTCGAACAACGTCTACAACCTGGTCACCAAGCGCGCCGTGGCCTACGAGGGCGCGACCATGGAGTGGATCGACGGCAACATCGGCTCCAAGGTGACGATGAAGTACCCGGCGGTCTACCTGATGGGCGAGCACGCCAAGGGCGAGACCCTGTCCATCGCCTTCGCGGGCGAGGGCCAGCACCAGGACGCCGGCTCCAAGATGGTCCACATGGCGCCGAACACCTCCTCCAACATCGTCTCCAAGTCGGTGGCGCGCGGCGGCGGTCGTACCTCGTACCGCGGCCTGGTCGAGATCGGCGAGGGCGCCCACGGCTCGAAGTCGAACGTGCTGTGCGACGCGCTGCTGGTCGACACCATCTCCCGCTCGGACACGTACCCGTACGTCGACGTCCGCGAGGACGACGTGTCCATGGGCCACGAGGCCACCGTCTCCAAGGTCTCCGAGGACCAGCTCTTCTACCTGATGAGCCGTGGTCTGTCCGAGTTCGAGGCGATGGCGATGATCGTGCGCGGCTTCGTCGAGCCGATCGCCAAGGAACTGCCGATGGAGTACGCCCTTGAGCTCAACCGGCTGATCGAGCTGCAGATGGAGGGCGCGGTCGGCTGA
- the sufD gene encoding Fe-S cluster assembly protein SufD translates to MAEAQNIPVGSTTAGQIAVAAESTVATRMSAPPSFDVADFPVPHGREEEWRFTPLERLRGLHDGTAVAGGTGGTGVKVAVEAPEGVTVETVGRDDARLGRAGTPVDRVAAQAYSAFEKAGVVTVPKETVLTEPIRIAAHGEGGVAFAHQVIELGAFAEAVVVIDHTGDAVLAANVDYILGDGAKLTVVSVQDWDDTAVHVAQHNALIGRDASFKSVVVTFGGDVVRLHPRVEYAGPGGEAELFGLYFTDAGQHQEHRLLVTHNTPHCKSNVVYKGALQGDDAHAVWIGDVLIEAKAEGTDTYEMNRNLVLTDGARVDSVPNLEIETGEIVGAGHASATGRFDDEQLFYLMARGIPEQEARRLVVRGFFAELVQQIGVTDIEERLLAKIEEELEASVA, encoded by the coding sequence ATGGCTGAGGCTCAGAACATCCCGGTGGGCTCCACCACCGCCGGCCAGATCGCGGTGGCCGCAGAGTCGACCGTCGCCACGCGCATGAGCGCGCCCCCGTCCTTCGACGTCGCGGACTTCCCCGTTCCGCACGGCCGCGAGGAGGAGTGGCGGTTCACCCCGCTGGAGCGGCTGCGCGGTCTGCACGACGGCACCGCCGTCGCGGGCGGCACGGGCGGCACGGGCGTGAAGGTCGCCGTCGAGGCCCCCGAGGGCGTCACCGTCGAGACCGTCGGCCGCGACGACGCGCGGCTCGGCAGGGCGGGCACCCCGGTGGACCGCGTCGCCGCCCAGGCGTACTCGGCGTTCGAGAAGGCCGGAGTGGTCACCGTCCCCAAGGAGACGGTGCTCACCGAGCCGATCCGTATCGCCGCGCACGGCGAGGGCGGGGTCGCCTTCGCTCACCAGGTGATCGAGCTGGGCGCCTTCGCCGAGGCCGTCGTCGTCATCGACCACACCGGCGACGCCGTGCTCGCCGCCAACGTCGACTACATCCTGGGCGACGGCGCCAAGCTGACCGTCGTCTCCGTCCAGGACTGGGACGACACGGCCGTCCACGTGGCCCAGCACAACGCCCTGATCGGCCGGGACGCCTCCTTCAAGTCGGTCGTCGTCACCTTCGGCGGTGACGTGGTCCGCCTGCACCCGCGTGTGGAGTACGCCGGCCCCGGCGGCGAGGCCGAGCTGTTCGGTCTGTACTTCACCGACGCCGGGCAGCACCAGGAGCACCGCCTGCTGGTCACCCACAACACCCCGCACTGCAAGTCGAACGTCGTCTACAAGGGCGCGCTCCAGGGCGACGACGCGCACGCGGTCTGGATCGGCGACGTGCTCATCGAGGCCAAGGCCGAGGGCACGGACACCTACGAGATGAACCGCAACCTGGTCCTCACGGACGGCGCGCGCGTCGACTCGGTGCCGAACCTCGAGATCGAGACCGGCGAGATCGTCGGCGCCGGCCACGCCTCCGCCACCGGCCGTTTCGACGACGAGCAGCTCTTCTATCTGATGGCCCGCGGCATCCCGGAGCAGGAGGCCCGCCGCCTGGTGGTCCGCGGCTTCTTCGCCGAGCTGGTCCAGCAGATCGGTGTCACCGACATCGAGGAGCGCCTGCTCGCCAAGATCGAGGAGGAGCTGGAGGCGTCCGTCGCATGA
- a CDS encoding non-heme iron oxygenase ferredoxin subunit yields MTTFVRVCGLSELEEDTPKRVELDGTPVSVVKTEGEVFAIYDICSHANVSLSEGEVEDCQIECWLHGSSFDLRTGKPSGLPATRPVPVYPVKIEGDDVLVSLTQES; encoded by the coding sequence ATGACGACCTTCGTACGCGTCTGTGGGCTGAGCGAGCTGGAGGAGGACACCCCGAAGCGGGTGGAACTCGACGGCACGCCGGTCTCGGTCGTGAAGACCGAGGGCGAGGTGTTCGCGATCTACGACATCTGCTCCCACGCGAACGTCTCCCTCTCCGAGGGCGAGGTGGAGGACTGCCAGATCGAGTGCTGGCTGCACGGCTCCTCCTTCGACCTCCGCACCGGCAAGCCGTCCGGCCTCCCGGCCACGCGCCCCGTCCCCGTATACCCCGTAAAGATCGAAGGGGACGACGTTCTCGTCTCCCTCACCCAGGAGTCCTGA
- the sufC gene encoding Fe-S cluster assembly ATPase SufC, translated as MATLEIRDLHVTVEADNATKEILKGVDLTVKQGETHAIMGPNGSGKSTLAYSLAGHPKYTITSGTVLLDGEDVLEMSVDERARAGLFLAMQYPVEVPGVSVSNFLRSSATAIRGEAPKLRTWVKEVKEAMERLNMDPSFAERNVNEGFSGGEKKRHEILQLELLKPKVAILDETDSGLDVDALRIVSEGVNRVRETGEVGTLLITHYTRILRYIKPDYVHVFSAGRIVESGGAELADKLEDEGYEAYTKGGASE; from the coding sequence ATGGCAACGCTTGAAATCCGAGACCTGCACGTCACCGTCGAGGCCGACAACGCCACGAAGGAGATCCTCAAGGGCGTCGACCTCACCGTGAAGCAGGGCGAGACGCACGCCATCATGGGCCCCAACGGCTCGGGCAAGTCGACCCTCGCCTACTCCCTCGCGGGTCACCCGAAGTACACGATCACCAGCGGCACCGTGCTGCTCGACGGCGAGGACGTCCTGGAGATGTCCGTCGACGAGCGCGCCCGCGCGGGTCTGTTCCTGGCGATGCAGTACCCGGTCGAGGTCCCGGGCGTGTCGGTGAGCAACTTCCTGCGCTCCTCCGCCACCGCGATCCGTGGCGAGGCCCCCAAGCTGCGCACCTGGGTGAAGGAGGTCAAGGAGGCCATGGAGCGCCTCAACATGGACCCGTCCTTCGCCGAGCGCAACGTCAACGAGGGCTTCTCCGGCGGTGAGAAGAAGCGCCACGAGATCCTCCAGCTCGAACTGCTCAAGCCGAAGGTCGCGATCCTCGACGAGACGGACTCCGGCCTGGACGTCGACGCGCTCCGCATCGTCTCCGAGGGCGTCAACCGCGTCCGCGAGACCGGCGAGGTCGGCACCCTGCTGATCACGCACTACACGCGCATCCTGCGCTACATCAAGCCCGACTACGTCCACGTCTTCTCCGCGGGCCGGATCGTCGAGTCCGGCGGTGCCGAGCTCGCCGACAAGCTGGAGGACGAGGGCTACGAGGCGTACACGAAGGGTGGCGCATCCGAGTGA
- a CDS encoding cysteine desulfurase encodes MTQLPGLLDTEAIRKDFPVLDRLVHDGKKLVYLDNAATSQKPRQVLDALSEYYERYNANVHRGVHVLAEEATALYEGARDKVAEFINAPSRDEVIFTKNASESLNLVANMLGWAEEPYRVDHETEIVITEMEHHSNIVPWQLLAQRTGAKLKWFGLTDDGRLDLSNINEIITEKTKIVSFVLVSNILGTVNPVETIIRRAQEVGALVCIDASQAAPHMPLDVQALQADFVAFTGHKMCGPTGIGVLWGRQELLEDLPPFLGGGEMIETVSMHSSTYAPAPHKFEAGTPPIAQAVGLGAAIDYLNSIGMEKILAHEHALTEYAVRRLAEVPDLRIIGPTTAEDRGAAISFTLGDIHPHDVGQVLDEQGIAVRVGHHCARPVCLRYGIPATTRASFYLYSTPAEIDALIDGLEHVRNFFG; translated from the coding sequence GTGACACAGCTGCCGGGCCTCCTCGACACCGAGGCGATCCGTAAGGACTTCCCCGTCCTGGACCGGCTGGTCCACGACGGCAAGAAGCTCGTGTACCTGGACAACGCGGCGACCTCGCAGAAGCCGCGCCAGGTGCTGGACGCCCTGAGCGAGTACTACGAGCGCTACAACGCCAATGTCCACCGCGGCGTGCATGTGCTCGCCGAGGAGGCCACGGCGCTGTACGAGGGCGCGCGCGACAAGGTCGCCGAGTTCATCAACGCGCCCAGCCGCGACGAGGTGATCTTCACCAAGAACGCCTCCGAGTCGCTGAACCTCGTGGCCAACATGCTGGGCTGGGCCGAGGAGCCCTACCGGGTGGACCATGAGACCGAGATCGTCATCACGGAGATGGAGCACCACTCCAACATCGTGCCGTGGCAGCTGCTCGCGCAGCGCACGGGCGCGAAGCTGAAGTGGTTCGGCCTGACCGACGACGGCCGCCTCGACCTGTCCAACATCAACGAGATCATCACGGAGAAGACGAAGATCGTTTCCTTCGTGCTGGTGTCGAACATCCTGGGCACGGTCAACCCGGTCGAGACGATAATCCGCCGTGCCCAGGAGGTCGGCGCCCTCGTCTGCATCGACGCCTCCCAGGCGGCCCCGCACATGCCGCTGGACGTGCAGGCCCTGCAGGCCGACTTCGTGGCCTTCACCGGCCACAAGATGTGCGGCCCGACCGGCATCGGCGTCCTCTGGGGCCGCCAGGAGCTGCTGGAGGACCTTCCCCCCTTCCTGGGCGGCGGAGAGATGATCGAGACGGTCTCGATGCACTCGTCGACGTACGCCCCGGCGCCGCACAAGTTCGAGGCGGGTACCCCGCCGATCGCGCAGGCCGTCGGCCTGGGCGCGGCGATCGACTACCTCAACTCGATCGGCATGGAGAAGATCCTCGCCCACGAGCACGCGCTCACCGAGTACGCGGTGCGGCGGCTGGCCGAGGTCCCCGACCTGAGGATCATCGGCCCGACCACGGCCGAGGACCGGGGCGCCGCGATCTCCTTCACACTGGGCGACATCCACCCGCACGACGTGGGCCAGGTTCTCGACGAGCAGGGCATCGCGGTCCGCGTCGGCCACCACTGCGCACGGCCCGTCTGCCTTCGCTACGGAATTCCTGCGACCACGCGAGCGTCGTTCTATCTGTACTCCACGCCGGCCGAGATCGACGCACTGATCGACGGCTTGGAGCACGTACGGAACTTCTTCGGCTGA
- the sufU gene encoding Fe-S cluster assembly sulfur transfer protein SufU, with amino-acid sequence MKLDSMYQEVILDHYKNPHGRGLRDGDAEVHHVNPTCGDEITLRVKYDGTKIADVSYEGQGCSISQASASVLNELLVGKDVTEAQKIQETFLELMQSKGRIEPDDAMEDILEDAVAFAGVSKYPARVKCALLSWMAWKDATAQALGGVDAERKTA; translated from the coding sequence GTGAAGCTGGATTCGATGTACCAGGAAGTCATCCTGGACCACTACAAGAACCCGCACGGGCGTGGTCTGAGGGATGGCGACGCCGAGGTGCACCATGTGAACCCGACGTGTGGCGACGAGATCACCCTCCGTGTGAAGTACGACGGCACGAAGATCGCGGACGTCTCCTACGAGGGCCAGGGCTGCTCGATCAGCCAGGCATCTGCCTCTGTTCTCAACGAGCTCCTTGTCGGCAAGGACGTGACCGAGGCGCAGAAGATCCAGGAGACCTTCCTGGAGCTGATGCAGTCCAAGGGCCGGATCGAGCCGGACGACGCGATGGAGGACATCCTGGAGGACGCGGTCGCGTTCGCCGGTGTCTCCAAGTACCCCGCGCGGGTCAAGTGCGCCCTCCTGAGCTGGATGGCGTGGAAGGACGCGACGGCCCAGGCGCTGGGTGGCGTCGACGCCGAAAGGAAGACGGCATGA
- a CDS encoding metal-sulfur cluster assembly factor yields the protein MTDTAEMKPASEEELREALMDVVDPELGIDVVNLGLIYGIHVDESNIATVDMTLTSAACPLTDVIEDQAKSATDGLVSELRINWVWMPPWGPDKITDDGREQLRALGFNV from the coding sequence ATGACCGACACCGCTGAGATGAAGCCGGCCTCCGAGGAGGAGCTGCGCGAGGCTCTGATGGACGTCGTCGACCCCGAGCTGGGCATCGACGTCGTCAACCTCGGCCTGATCTACGGCATCCACGTCGACGAGTCCAACATCGCGACCGTCGACATGACCCTGACCTCGGCGGCCTGCCCGCTGACCGACGTCATCGAGGACCAGGCCAAGTCCGCCACGGACGGCCTCGTCAGCGAGCTGCGCATCAACTGGGTCTGGATGCCGCCGTGGGGCCCCGACAAGATCACGGACGACGGCCGCGAGCAGCTCCGGGCGCTCGGGTTCAACGTCTGA
- a CDS encoding DMT family transporter, which yields MGYLTLAGAIAAEVAATTAMKYSEGFSRLWPSLVTALGYLVSFALLAQTLKTVQIGTAYAIWSGVGTATIAVLGLLLFGEGLSVVKVGGILLIIGGVIVLNLGGASH from the coding sequence ATGGGATACCTGACGCTCGCCGGCGCCATAGCCGCCGAGGTCGCCGCGACGACGGCGATGAAGTACAGCGAGGGGTTCAGCCGGCTCTGGCCCTCGCTCGTGACAGCTCTGGGCTACCTCGTCTCCTTCGCACTGCTCGCCCAGACGCTGAAGACCGTCCAGATCGGCACGGCGTACGCGATCTGGTCCGGGGTGGGCACCGCGACCATCGCCGTTCTCGGCCTGCTGCTGTTCGGGGAGGGGCTGAGCGTCGTCAAGGTCGGCGGGATCCTGCTGATCATCGGGGGAGTCATCGTGCTGAACCTGGGCGGGGCGAGCCACTGA
- a CDS encoding TetR/AcrR family transcriptional regulator — protein MPRRYDPDRRRRIIDAAIRVVGRDGIAGLSHRSVAAEADVPLGSTTYHFATLEELMVAALRQANENFARVLAERLPEKQQGREELAADLARALGEWLGGDRTGVELEYELYLAALRRPVLRPVAAEWTEDAAALLARHTDPVTSRALLALMDGICLQVLLTGGSYDETYARAALARLIPCPRAASARPVP, from the coding sequence ATGCCCCGCCGCTACGACCCCGACCGGCGCCGGCGCATCATCGACGCAGCGATCCGCGTGGTCGGCCGGGACGGCATCGCCGGCCTGAGCCACCGCTCGGTCGCCGCCGAGGCCGACGTCCCACTCGGCTCCACCACGTACCACTTCGCCACCCTGGAAGAGCTGATGGTGGCCGCGCTGCGGCAGGCCAACGAGAACTTCGCCCGAGTGCTGGCCGAGCGGCTGCCGGAGAAACAGCAAGGGCGGGAGGAACTCGCCGCGGACCTGGCCCGCGCACTGGGGGAGTGGCTGGGCGGCGACCGCACGGGCGTGGAGCTGGAGTACGAGCTGTATCTGGCCGCGCTGCGCCGCCCCGTGCTGCGCCCCGTCGCCGCCGAGTGGACCGAGGACGCGGCGGCCCTGCTCGCCCGGCACACCGACCCGGTCACCTCCCGCGCCCTGCTCGCGCTGATGGACGGCATCTGTCTGCAGGTGCTGCTGACGGGCGGTTCGTACGACGAGACGTACGCCCGCGCGGCGCTGGCCCGGCTGATTCCCTGCCCTCGCGCCGCGTCGGCTCGGCCGGTTCCCTGA
- the dapD gene encoding 2,3,4,5-tetrahydropyridine-2,6-dicarboxylate N-succinyltransferase: MTDSASRTTGAVAAGLATIASDGTVLDTWFPAPELVEEPGPAGTERLTAERAAELLGEGATKAVGPDARRGVEVVAVRTVIASLDEKPLDAHDVYLRLHLLSHRLVKPHGQSLDGIFGHLANVAWTSLGPVAVDDIEKVRLNARAEGLHLQVTSIDKFPRMTDYVAPKGVRIADADRVRLGAHLAEGTTVMHEGFVNFNAGTLGTSMVEGRISAGVVVGNGSDIGGGASTMGTLSGGGNVIISIGERCLIGAEAGVGIALGDECVVEAGLYITAGTRVTMPDGQIVKARELNGASNILFRRNSVTGKVEARPNNAVWGGLNDILHSHN, translated from the coding sequence ATGACCGACTCTGCTTCCCGTACCACCGGCGCCGTCGCCGCCGGCCTCGCCACCATCGCCTCCGACGGCACCGTTCTCGACACCTGGTTCCCGGCCCCCGAGCTGGTTGAGGAGCCTGGCCCCGCCGGTACCGAGCGGCTGACCGCCGAGCGGGCGGCCGAGCTGCTCGGCGAGGGTGCGACCAAGGCGGTCGGCCCGGACGCCCGCCGGGGCGTCGAGGTGGTCGCGGTCCGTACGGTCATCGCCTCGCTGGACGAGAAGCCGCTCGACGCCCATGACGTCTACCTGCGTCTGCACCTGCTCTCGCACCGGCTGGTCAAGCCGCACGGCCAGAGCCTGGACGGCATCTTCGGCCACCTCGCCAACGTCGCCTGGACCTCGCTCGGCCCGGTCGCCGTGGACGACATCGAGAAGGTGCGGCTGAACGCCCGCGCCGAGGGCCTGCACCTGCAGGTCACCTCGATCGACAAGTTCCCGCGCATGACGGACTACGTCGCCCCGAAGGGCGTGCGCATCGCCGACGCCGACCGGGTCCGCCTGGGCGCGCACCTCGCCGAGGGCACCACGGTCATGCACGAGGGCTTCGTCAACTTCAACGCCGGCACGCTCGGCACGTCGATGGTCGAGGGCCGGATCTCCGCGGGCGTCGTGGTCGGCAACGGCTCCGACATCGGCGGCGGCGCCTCCACCATGGGCACCCTGTCCGGCGGCGGCAACGTGATCATCTCCATCGGCGAGCGCTGCCTGATCGGCGCCGAGGCGGGCGTCGGCATCGCGCTCGGCGACGAGTGCGTGGTCGAGGCCGGCCTGTACATCACCGCGGGCACCCGGGTCACCATGCCCGACGGCCAGATCGTCAAGGCCCGCGAGCTGAACGGCGCCTCCAACATCCTCTTCCGCCGCAACTCGGTCACCGGCAAGGTCGAGGCCCGCCCGAACAACGCGGTCTGGGGCGGCCTGAACGACATCCTGCACAGCCACAACTGA
- the dapA gene encoding 4-hydroxy-tetrahydrodipicolinate synthase, translated as MTSTRTAARPFGRTLCAMITPFTEEGALDLDGARQLAAWLVAEGCDGLVLSGTTGESPTTTDAEKAELIAAVRESVGDRVSLVAGVGSADTRHTVELARAAEAAGADGVLVVTPYYSRPPQEAVEAHFRTVADASGLPVMLYDIPGRTGTRIEPETMIRLAAHERIVGVKDCSYDFLGTQKVLAQTDLAYYAGCDEHVLALYAIGAAGCISTVANAVPGPIAAILDAFDAGDTARAAELQSRATPLIEAMMGAGLPGTVTAKALLARLGLPGGPVRAPLLPAGREAADELLARYETLTAA; from the coding sequence ATGACGAGCACACGCACGGCCGCGCGGCCCTTCGGACGCACTCTCTGCGCGATGATCACGCCGTTCACCGAGGAGGGCGCCCTCGACCTGGACGGCGCCCGGCAGCTCGCCGCGTGGCTGGTCGCCGAGGGTTGCGACGGCCTGGTGCTGAGCGGCACCACGGGTGAGTCGCCCACCACCACGGACGCGGAGAAGGCGGAGCTGATCGCGGCCGTCCGCGAGTCGGTCGGCGACCGGGTGTCCCTGGTCGCGGGCGTGGGCAGCGCCGACACCCGGCACACCGTCGAACTGGCCCGCGCGGCCGAGGCGGCGGGCGCCGACGGGGTGCTGGTGGTGACGCCGTACTACAGCAGGCCGCCGCAGGAGGCGGTGGAGGCGCACTTCCGCACGGTCGCCGACGCGAGCGGCCTGCCCGTGATGCTCTACGACATCCCGGGCCGCACCGGCACCCGGATCGAGCCGGAGACGATGATCCGCCTCGCCGCGCACGAGCGGATCGTCGGCGTCAAGGACTGCTCCTACGATTTCCTCGGCACCCAGAAGGTGCTGGCGCAGACGGACCTGGCGTACTACGCGGGCTGCGACGAGCACGTACTGGCGCTGTACGCGATCGGCGCGGCGGGCTGTATCAGCACGGTCGCGAACGCCGTCCCCGGCCCCATCGCCGCGATCCTCGACGCCTTCGACGCCGGCGACACCGCCCGGGCGGCCGAACTCCAGTCGCGGGCCACGCCGTTGATCGAGGCGATGATGGGCGCGGGCCTGCCGGGCACGGTCACCGCCAAGGCCCTCCTCGCCCGCCTGGGCCTGCCCGGGGGCCCGGTACGCGCACCGCTGCTCCCCGCCGGACGCGAGGCGGCCGACGAACTGCTGGCGCGGTACGAGACGCTCACGGCGGCCTGA